The following is a genomic window from Amycolatopsis acidiphila.
GGTCACCACCGAACGACCTTGCAGCGTCCTGTAACGAGCCCAATGCAGGGTCCCCCGCCGGCAGGAACGACTCGGGACTCGTGTCGGTGTGCAGGTTCAGAAGCCCCTGCGCCATTCCCGCGGCCGCGCCGGCGATCAGCACGCCGGCGAGCAGCCGTCGGCCGCTCGGCATCCGGCGGAGCCCGCGAATCCAGCGCGGAGCCCGGAGTTCGGGGAGCCGCGCTCTCATTTCGGCTCCGGTTCCAGCCGCGGGTACGTGCCGGAGTACGGACCCGGGTGCGCACCCGTACCGGGCGCCGGCAGCGGGTTGTAGTACGTGCCAAGGAGGCTGGACTTCAGCGGCGATTGCACCGATTGCTCGTTGACGTGCGGCAGCAGCCGCGCGTAGTGGACGCCAGCCTCGTCGGTGTACTGCAGCACAGCGTTGAAGTTCGCGAAGAATGCGGCCAGTTCCGGACCATAGGGCTTGAGATAGCTCAGCATCGGATTGGCGTCACTCAGCAGCGACCTCGCGCCGGGGACAAGGTTGCGGACGTCGGTTCCGAGCGCCGGTACCCTGTCCAACGTGGCCGGTGCGGCATCGAGTACCTGCGACAGCGGCGTCAGCAGTCCCCGCAGGTCCTTTGTGGTCTGGGGTAGCTGATCCAGCGCGACGTTCAGATCGGGTGCCGCCTGCTTGAGGTTGGCGGAAACGGGAGCGAGCGCCGAGGCCATCGTCGTCAAGGTGCCCGAAGCGGTGTTCGCGCTGTCGAGCACCCCCGGCAACCGGCGCATCGTGTCCTCGATCGACTGGCGCTGACCCGAAGTGGCCGCCGTGATCTTCTGCGCTTCGGTGACCAGCGTGGCGATCTGGCCTTCGCCGGTGTCGAGCGCATTGAGCAGGGTCCGCGTCTGCTGTCCCAGATGCTGGAGATCCTCCGATTGGGCCGCAATGGCGTCGAGCGCCGTATGGCCGTTCCTGCCGAGCTCGCCCAGACCGGTGACGGTCGCATCCAGCCCTTGCTGGGTCCCCTGTGTGCCCTGGCCGAGCGAGCGGAGCAGGCTTCCGAGGTTGTCGCGGGTCTGGGGATCGAGGCTCCGCAGGAGGTCGTCCACCTGCGTGCTGGTCTGCACGGCGTCAGGCGGCAGGGTCGAGGAGTCCGGCAACGGCGGGCCATGCCCGTCGGTGATGTCCAGATAGCTGTCCTCGACGAGGGACCGCGCGCCGATCCGCACGATGACGCCCTGGTGCAGCGGTGCCACGTCCTTGTTCGTGATGGCGAACTGGATCACCACGCCGTCGGGCGTGGTCGTGGTCTTGCGGACCTCACCGATCTGGACGCCTGCCATGCGCACCTGACTCGCGGGCACGAGGTTGTCGACGTCCTTGGACTTGGCGAGGACCTGGTACCCGACCGGCTCGATGCCAGGCACCCGGACCTCGGTCCCGGCGAAGAAGTAAACCAGGACCGCCGCCGCTCCACTGAGGAAGGCGAACACGATGCCGAGGCGGCCGAGGCGGCTGAACGGAATCCTCATCGCGTGCCTCCCTGGATGCCGTTCTCCGGGCCCGGTGCGTAACCGCCCTGCCCGCCCGGCAGTACACCGGCGCCTGCGAGCGGGATGACCAGATGGCCGCGGATGATCCCGGTCTCCGGACCGTCACCGGCGCCGAAAACCGACGAAGTGTTGTAGACGAACGCGCGGATGTCATCCAGGTAGGTCGTCACCGTCGCCGTGTCCTGGTTGAGGCTGCGCGTCACCGGTATGAGATCGGCGAGCGCTGGAGCGACGTCCGAAACCAGCGGGCGGAGGTCTGCGACCACGGGCTTCGCGGCTTCCAGCGCGGGTTTGGCCTTGTCGACGGTCTGCCCGAGCTGGTCGACGGTCTTCTCGGTTCGTTGCAACGCATCCGGCAGATCCTTCGACGCCGCACCGAGCTTGTCGACCGTCGGATTCAGCTCTTCCGTCAGCTGCTGTGTGCTGTTCATC
Proteins encoded in this region:
- a CDS encoding MlaD family protein, whose amino-acid sequence is MRIPFSRLGRLGIVFAFLSGAAAVLVYFFAGTEVRVPGIEPVGYQVLAKSKDVDNLVPASQVRMAGVQIGEVRKTTTTPDGVVIQFAITNKDVAPLHQGVIVRIGARSLVEDSYLDITDGHGPPLPDSSTLPPDAVQTSTQVDDLLRSLDPQTRDNLGSLLRSLGQGTQGTQQGLDATVTGLGELGRNGHTALDAIAAQSEDLQHLGQQTRTLLNALDTGEGQIATLVTEAQKITAATSGQRQSIEDTMRRLPGVLDSANTASGTLTTMASALAPVSANLKQAAPDLNVALDQLPQTTKDLRGLLTPLSQVLDAAPATLDRVPALGTDVRNLVPGARSLLSDANPMLSYLKPYGPELAAFFANFNAVLQYTDEAGVHYARLLPHVNEQSVQSPLKSSLLGTYYNPLPAPGTGAHPGPYSGTYPRLEPEPK